In one Sphingobium indicum B90A genomic region, the following are encoded:
- a CDS encoding M28 family peptidase, with translation MRALFLTTLVALASGSAAIAAAADDGPAIDTMKEVVKEISSDAYEGRAPGTAGEEKTLAYLVRRFEALGLKPGNKGSWFQDVPLVEIDAKNVSPLRFTGGKTAVSAAYGPEMVIATYRTGQPHVEVKDSPVVFVGYGINAPEKKWNDYAGVNVKGKTVLILVNDPDYQTPTLRGPFNGRAMTYYGRWTYKFEEAARQGAAAAIIVHDTVPAAYGWNVVQSSWTGAQHVADSANGNADQSAAIGWIQKDKAAALMASAGLNLDALTTAAKKRGFRAVPLKNVKAGVSFDNAVRRHSSKNVVALLPGKARPDEYVLYAAHWDHLGRCEAAPDGDDICNGAIDNATGTAALVALAEANVKAGPTERSQVFLAVTAEESGLLGSAYYGNHPVFPLGQTVGGVNMDALSMAGLAKNVVVIGKGKSQLDAYLDRALAAQKRVASLEPTPEKGFYYRSDHFSFAKHGVPMLYFEGGQDLAKGGPAAGAKAAKDYEEHHYHGPKDEYDPRWDWSGVKADLKLYYDVGRALAVATDWPNWMPGDEFRAIRDASRAGK, from the coding sequence ATGCGCGCGCTTTTCCTGACCACCCTTGTCGCCCTTGCCAGCGGGAGCGCGGCGATTGCCGCTGCCGCCGACGACGGCCCTGCCATCGACACGATGAAGGAGGTGGTGAAGGAGATTTCGTCCGACGCCTATGAAGGGCGCGCCCCCGGAACGGCCGGGGAGGAAAAGACCCTGGCCTATCTGGTGCGGCGTTTCGAGGCGCTGGGGCTGAAGCCCGGCAACAAGGGAAGCTGGTTCCAGGACGTGCCGCTGGTGGAGATCGACGCCAAGAATGTGTCTCCGCTGCGCTTCACCGGGGGCAAGACTGCGGTTTCGGCCGCCTACGGCCCCGAAATGGTGATCGCCACCTATCGCACCGGCCAGCCGCATGTCGAGGTGAAGGACAGCCCGGTCGTCTTCGTCGGCTATGGCATCAACGCGCCGGAGAAGAAGTGGAACGATTATGCCGGGGTCAATGTGAAGGGCAAGACTGTCCTCATCCTGGTGAATGATCCGGATTACCAGACGCCGACGCTGCGCGGGCCGTTCAACGGGCGGGCGATGACCTATTATGGCCGCTGGACCTACAAGTTCGAGGAAGCGGCGCGGCAGGGCGCGGCGGCGGCGATCATCGTGCATGACACCGTGCCCGCCGCCTATGGCTGGAACGTCGTGCAGTCGAGCTGGACGGGCGCGCAGCATGTGGCGGACAGCGCCAACGGCAATGCCGACCAGTCCGCCGCCATCGGCTGGATTCAAAAGGACAAGGCGGCCGCGCTGATGGCAAGCGCGGGCCTGAACCTCGACGCGCTGACGACGGCGGCGAAGAAGCGCGGATTCAGGGCGGTTCCGCTCAAGAATGTGAAGGCGGGCGTCTCCTTCGACAACGCCGTTCGCAGGCATAGTTCGAAGAATGTCGTGGCGCTCCTCCCCGGCAAGGCGCGGCCCGACGAATATGTGCTCTACGCGGCGCACTGGGACCATCTGGGCCGGTGCGAGGCCGCGCCGGACGGCGACGACATCTGCAACGGCGCCATCGACAATGCGACCGGGACGGCGGCGCTGGTGGCCCTGGCGGAGGCCAATGTGAAGGCCGGGCCGACCGAGCGCAGCCAGGTCTTCCTGGCGGTGACGGCGGAGGAATCGGGGCTGCTGGGGTCGGCCTATTACGGCAATCATCCGGTCTTTCCGCTTGGGCAGACGGTGGGCGGGGTCAATATGGACGCGCTCAGCATGGCGGGGCTGGCGAAGAATGTCGTGGTGATCGGCAAGGGCAAGTCGCAGCTCGACGCCTATCTGGACCGCGCCCTGGCGGCGCAGAAGCGGGTCGCCAGCCTGGAGCCGACCCCGGAAAAGGGCTTTTACTACCGATCCGACCATTTCAGCTTCGCCAAGCATGGGGTGCCGATGCTCTATTTCGAAGGCGGGCAGGACCTGGCGAAGGGCGGGCCTGCCGCGGGCGCGAAGGCGGCCAAGGACTATGAGGAGCATCATTATCACGGCCCCAAGGACGAATATGACCCCAGATGGGACTGGAGCGGGGTGAAGGCGGACCTGAAGCTCTATTATGATGTGGGCCGCGCGCTTGCCGTCGCGACCGATTGGCCGAACTGGATGCCGGGGGACGAGTTCCGCGCGATCCGCGACGCGAGCCGGGCGGGCAAGTGA
- a CDS encoding TrmH family RNA methyltransferase — protein MTFHVYMLRCSDGSYYLGHTDNLEQRIAQHQSGEIAGYTQKRRPVSLVWQQDFGTRDEAISAEQQIKGWSRKKKEALIAGDWDMISQLARKSFDTGLRQAQPLLRTNDGMIETAPPPVIVLVRPQLGENIGKAARAMLNFGLVEMRLVSPRDGWPNPDAGPSAAGADVVLDKAEVFGTLADAVADCAHVYATTVRKRGVTKPVVTPEEAAREIHAATGRSAYVFGPERSGLETEDVALARKILTVPINPEFGSLNLAQAVILCAYEWSKQASLEQPTVVDLGQPAPQAELEGMIAQFETLLEGAGYFFPPDRAPATKRTLRNLLTKPGWNHLEVRTLRGVLSALGNPRSR, from the coding sequence GTGACCTTCCACGTCTATATGCTGCGCTGTTCGGACGGCAGCTACTATCTGGGGCATACGGATAATCTGGAACAGCGCATCGCCCAGCATCAATCGGGCGAGATTGCGGGATACACGCAGAAGCGGCGGCCAGTGTCGCTCGTCTGGCAACAGGATTTCGGGACACGCGACGAAGCGATTTCCGCAGAGCAGCAGATCAAGGGTTGGTCGCGGAAGAAGAAGGAAGCCTTGATCGCTGGCGATTGGGACATGATCAGCCAGTTGGCGCGCAAGTCCTTCGATACGGGGCTTCGACAGGCTCAGCCCCTACTCAGGACGAACGATGGTATGATTGAAACCGCCCCACCCCCCGTCATCGTGCTCGTCCGCCCGCAGCTTGGCGAGAATATCGGCAAGGCGGCGCGGGCCATGTTGAATTTCGGGCTGGTCGAGATGCGGCTGGTGTCCCCGCGCGACGGCTGGCCCAATCCGGATGCCGGGCCGTCGGCGGCGGGCGCGGACGTGGTGCTGGACAAGGCGGAGGTTTTCGGGACTCTGGCCGACGCGGTGGCGGATTGCGCGCATGTCTACGCCACCACCGTGCGCAAGCGGGGCGTGACCAAGCCGGTGGTGACGCCCGAAGAGGCGGCGCGGGAAATCCATGCCGCCACCGGACGCTCCGCTTATGTGTTCGGGCCGGAACGTTCGGGGCTGGAGACCGAGGATGTGGCGCTGGCGCGGAAGATATTGACCGTGCCGATCAATCCGGAATTCGGGTCGCTCAACCTGGCGCAGGCGGTGATATTGTGCGCCTATGAATGGTCGAAGCAGGCTTCGCTGGAGCAGCCGACCGTGGTCGATCTGGGCCAACCGGCTCCGCAGGCGGAACTGGAGGGGATGATCGCGCAGTTCGAGACGCTGCTGGAAGGTGCGGGCTATTTCTTCCCGCCGGATCGGGCGCCCGCGACCAAGCGCACCTTGCGGAACCTGCTGACCAAGCCGGGCTGGAACCATCTGGAGGTGCGGACCCTGCGCGGGGTCTTGTCGGCGCTGGGCAATCCGCGGTCGCGCTGA
- the glyA gene encoding serine hydroxymethyltransferase gives MSTATLDQPSDIRSEGYFTRSLADADPAVFAGVTHELKREQNQIELIASENIVSKAVLEAQGSVFTNKYAEGYPGKRYYQGCAPSDEVEQLAIDRAKQIFNCGYVNVQPHSGAQANGAVMLALTKPGDTIMGLSLDAGGHLTHGAKPALSGKWYNAVQYGVREDTHVIDYDALEAQAVEAKPTLIIAGGSAYPRHLDFARFRAIADKVGALLMVDMAHFAGLVAGGAHPTPFGHAHVVTTTTHKTLRGPRGGMILTDDEAIAKKINSAVFPGLQGGPLMHVIAAKAVAFGEALRPEFKTYAQAIVANAKALAGKLEQRGLAVVSGGTDTHLALIDLRPYGISGKDADEALERSFITCNKNGVPGDPLPPTKTSGIRVGSPAGTTRGFGVAEFEAIGDMIADVLEGLRDHGEHGDAAIEADVRERVSALCARFPIYEG, from the coding sequence ATGAGCACCGCAACCCTCGACCAGCCTTCCGACATCCGTTCCGAAGGCTATTTCACGCGCAGCCTGGCCGATGCCGATCCGGCGGTCTTCGCGGGCGTCACCCATGAACTGAAGCGCGAGCAGAACCAGATCGAACTGATCGCTTCGGAAAATATCGTGTCGAAGGCGGTGCTGGAGGCGCAGGGTTCGGTCTTCACCAACAAATATGCCGAAGGCTATCCGGGCAAGCGCTATTATCAGGGCTGCGCGCCGTCGGACGAGGTCGAGCAATTGGCCATCGACCGGGCGAAGCAGATCTTCAACTGCGGCTACGTCAATGTGCAGCCCCATTCGGGCGCGCAGGCGAACGGTGCGGTGATGCTGGCGCTGACGAAGCCGGGCGACACCATCATGGGCCTGTCGCTGGATGCGGGCGGGCACCTGACGCACGGCGCGAAGCCCGCGTTGTCGGGCAAATGGTATAATGCCGTGCAATATGGCGTGCGCGAAGACACGCATGTGATCGACTATGACGCGCTGGAGGCGCAGGCGGTCGAGGCCAAGCCGACGCTGATCATCGCGGGCGGTTCGGCCTATCCGCGTCATCTGGACTTTGCCCGCTTCCGGGCGATTGCGGACAAGGTCGGCGCGCTGCTGATGGTCGACATGGCGCATTTCGCCGGCCTGGTGGCGGGCGGCGCGCATCCGACGCCCTTCGGCCATGCCCATGTCGTGACCACCACCACGCACAAGACGCTGCGCGGGCCGCGTGGCGGCATGATCCTGACCGATGACGAAGCCATTGCGAAGAAGATCAATTCGGCGGTGTTCCCCGGCCTTCAGGGCGGGCCGCTGATGCATGTGATCGCGGCGAAGGCGGTGGCCTTCGGCGAAGCGCTGCGGCCTGAGTTCAAGACCTATGCCCAGGCCATCGTCGCCAATGCCAAGGCGCTTGCCGGCAAGCTGGAGCAGCGCGGCCTGGCCGTGGTTTCGGGCGGCACGGACACGCATCTGGCGCTGATCGACCTGCGCCCCTATGGCATTTCGGGCAAGGATGCGGACGAGGCGCTGGAGCGCAGCTTCATCACCTGCAACAAGAATGGCGTGCCGGGCGACCCGCTGCCGCCGACCAAGACGAGCGGCATTCGGGTCGGTTCGCCCGCAGGCACGACCCGCGGCTTCGGCGTTGCGGAATTCGAGGCCATCGGCGACATGATCGCGGACGTTCTGGAAGGGCTGCGCGATCATGGCGAACATGGCGATGCCGCGATAGAAGCCGATGTGCGCGAGCGCGTTTCGGCCCTCTGCGCCCGTTTCCCCATCTACGAAGGATAA
- the nrdR gene encoding transcriptional regulator NrdR has protein sequence MRCPFCAHEDSQVKDSRPTEDGAAIRRRRQCEACGARFTTFERIQLRDIWVVKSEGRKEAFDRDKLARSIGIACRKRPIDPSRLEKLISGIQRQLETSGDGEVPARAIGEMVMEGLKRLDSVAYIRFASVYKDFTDARDFEDFASTVKEVGSD, from the coding sequence TTGCGCTGCCCCTTTTGCGCCCATGAAGACAGCCAGGTGAAGGACAGCCGTCCGACGGAGGATGGCGCCGCCATCCGTCGTCGTCGGCAGTGCGAAGCCTGCGGCGCGCGCTTCACCACCTTCGAGCGGATACAGCTTCGCGACATATGGGTGGTGAAGAGCGAGGGGCGCAAGGAAGCCTTCGACCGCGACAAGCTGGCGCGCTCCATCGGGATCGCGTGCCGGAAGCGGCCAATCGATCCCAGCCGGCTGGAGAAGCTGATTTCGGGCATCCAGCGGCAGTTGGAGACGTCGGGCGACGGAGAGGTTCCGGCGCGGGCGATCGGAGAGATGGTGATGGAAGGGCTGAAACGCCTGGACAGCGTCGCCTATATCCGCTTCGCCAGCGTGTACAAGGACTTCACCGATGCGCGGGACTTCGAGGATTTCGCCTCGACGGTGAAGGAGGTGGGGAGTGATTGA
- a CDS encoding putative quinol monooxygenase, with protein MTIARYYVMHAKEGMSAALETALRAVTDAVRPLAGCEGVELMRDIGNERRFVFIEQWADVDAHKAAVEILDKALFAPMLAALDGPPDGLYLDYLIR; from the coding sequence ATGACCATTGCACGCTACTATGTCATGCACGCGAAGGAAGGCATGAGCGCCGCCCTGGAAACCGCCCTGCGCGCCGTAACGGACGCGGTCCGCCCGCTGGCCGGATGCGAAGGGGTGGAATTGATGCGCGACATCGGCAATGAGCGCCGCTTCGTCTTCATCGAGCAATGGGCGGATGTCGACGCCCACAAGGCGGCGGTGGAGATATTGGACAAGGCGCTGTTCGCGCCGATGCTGGCGGCGCTCGACGGGCCGCCGGACGGGCTCTACCTCGACTATCTCATTCGCTGA
- the rpsD gene encoding 30S ribosomal protein S4 has product MSKRSSAKYKLDRRMGENIWGRPKSPVNKREYGPGQHGQRRKGKMSDYGIQLRAKQKLKGYYGDITEKQFKKNYTEAARMKGDTGQNLIGLLERRLDAVVYRAKFAPTIWSSRQLVSHGHIYVNGVKCNIASRLVKPGDEITLGKKAQEMALVLEAQGLPERDIPDYVVADGAAKVTYVRVPTLDEVPYPVKMEPNLVVEFYSR; this is encoded by the coding sequence ATGTCGAAGCGTTCAAGCGCCAAGTACAAACTCGACCGCCGCATGGGCGAGAACATCTGGGGCCGGCCCAAGAGCCCGGTCAACAAGCGGGAATATGGCCCCGGCCAGCACGGCCAGCGCCGCAAGGGCAAGATGTCCGACTATGGCATCCAGCTTCGCGCCAAGCAGAAGCTGAAGGGCTATTATGGCGACATCACCGAAAAGCAGTTCAAGAAGAACTACACCGAAGCCGCCCGCATGAAGGGCGACACCGGCCAGAACCTGATCGGCCTGCTGGAACGCCGCCTGGACGCCGTCGTGTATCGCGCCAAGTTCGCCCCGACCATCTGGTCGTCGCGCCAGCTCGTGTCGCACGGCCACATCTATGTGAACGGCGTGAAGTGCAACATCGCCTCGCGCCTGGTGAAGCCGGGCGATGAGATCACCCTGGGCAAGAAGGCGCAGGAAATGGCGCTGGTCCTGGAAGCCCAGGGCCTGCCCGAGCGCGACATCCCCGACTATGTCGTGGCTGACGGCGCCGCCAAGGTCACCTATGTCCGCGTGCCGACGCTGGACGAAGTGCCCTATCCGGTGAAGATGGAACCCAATCTGGTCGTCGAATTCTATTCGCGCTGA
- the aguB gene encoding N-carbamoylputrescine amidase, producing MTKVTVAALQLAFSDDRADNIEMVAGHVVKAAARGAKIVLPPELFEGPYFCKVEEEELFANALPLDEHPAVQEMRKVAKAEGVYVPTSFFERDGHHHYNSLAMIDDEGEIMGVYRKSHIPDGPGYEEKYYFRPGNSGFKVWKTKYGTIGVGICWDQWYPETARVMALMGAEMLFYPTAIGSEPYDADLDTSRMWRRAMIGHAVSNCMPVIAANRIGEEDGQKFYGHSFIADEWGDFAAEADGRDNGALVATLDLAQARKHRAGMGFFRDRRPELYGRIAQDI from the coding sequence ATGACCAAAGTTACCGTCGCCGCTCTCCAGCTCGCCTTTTCGGACGACCGGGCGGACAATATCGAAATGGTCGCCGGCCATGTGGTGAAGGCGGCGGCGCGCGGCGCGAAGATCGTCCTGCCGCCCGAACTGTTCGAAGGCCCCTATTTCTGCAAGGTGGAGGAGGAGGAACTGTTCGCCAACGCCCTGCCCCTGGACGAGCATCCCGCCGTGCAGGAAATGCGCAAGGTGGCGAAGGCGGAGGGCGTCTATGTCCCGACCAGCTTCTTCGAGCGCGACGGCCATCATCACTACAATTCGCTCGCCATGATCGACGATGAGGGCGAGATCATGGGTGTCTATCGCAAGAGCCACATTCCCGACGGGCCGGGATATGAGGAGAAATATTATTTCCGCCCCGGCAATAGCGGCTTCAAGGTGTGGAAGACGAAATACGGCACCATCGGCGTCGGCATATGCTGGGACCAATGGTATCCGGAAACGGCGCGGGTGATGGCGCTGATGGGGGCGGAGATGCTGTTCTACCCGACCGCCATCGGGTCCGAACCCTATGACGCGGACCTCGACACCAGCCGCATGTGGCGCCGGGCGATGATCGGCCATGCTGTCAGCAACTGCATGCCCGTGATCGCCGCCAACCGGATCGGCGAGGAGGACGGCCAGAAATTCTACGGCCACAGCTTCATCGCCGACGAGTGGGGCGATTTCGCCGCGGAAGCCGACGGCAGGGACAATGGCGCGCTGGTGGCGACGCTGGACCTGGCGCAGGCGCGCAAGCATCGTGCCGGCATGGGTTTCTTCCGCGACCGGCGGCCGGAGCTTTACGGCCGGATCGCCCAGGATATCTGA
- a CDS encoding agmatine deiminase family protein, which translates to MTFHMPAEWAPHEWTWIGFPTSAEEWPGAFDDARRQIAQFASALHAGGKGEEVRLVCANEGDADIARALVPPGVAIVVQKLGDVWLRDTAPIAVKRGKERALVDFGFNGWGGKYRMPGDEDIGARLAATTGLPISTQNWVFEGGAVDTDGTGLFVTTEQCLLNPNRNPELDRGKIETLLAGSLGLSDMLWLGDGLLNDHTDGHVDNLARFVAPGVLALPEASGEDDPNAAVYADARARARAFGVDVAPIPSPGRVIVDGEAIPASYMNFYIGNAAVIVPVYGRPNDQAALDALKPFFPGREIVGLRSDAILSGGGSFHCCSQQMPSA; encoded by the coding sequence ATGACTTTCCATATGCCCGCCGAATGGGCGCCGCATGAATGGACCTGGATCGGCTTTCCCACATCCGCCGAGGAATGGCCCGGCGCGTTCGACGATGCGCGGCGGCAGATCGCGCAGTTCGCAAGCGCGCTGCATGCCGGGGGCAAGGGCGAAGAGGTGCGGCTGGTCTGCGCCAATGAGGGGGATGCGGACATCGCCCGCGCCCTGGTGCCGCCGGGGGTCGCCATCGTCGTGCAGAAGCTGGGCGACGTCTGGCTGCGCGACACGGCGCCCATCGCGGTGAAGCGGGGAAAGGAGCGGGCGCTGGTCGACTTCGGCTTCAACGGCTGGGGCGGCAAATATCGGATGCCGGGCGACGAGGATATAGGCGCGCGGCTGGCGGCGACGACGGGGCTGCCGATCTCTACCCAGAATTGGGTGTTCGAAGGGGGCGCGGTCGACACCGACGGCACCGGCCTGTTCGTGACGACGGAGCAATGCCTGCTCAACCCCAACCGCAACCCCGAACTGGATCGGGGAAAGATCGAAACCCTGCTGGCCGGTTCGCTGGGGCTTTCCGACATGCTGTGGCTGGGCGACGGCCTGCTCAACGATCATACGGACGGGCATGTCGACAACCTGGCCCGCTTCGTGGCGCCGGGGGTGCTGGCGCTGCCGGAAGCGAGCGGGGAGGATGATCCCAATGCCGCCGTCTATGCCGATGCGCGGGCGCGGGCCAGGGCGTTCGGGGTCGACGTAGCCCCCATCCCCTCCCCCGGCCGCGTGATCGTGGATGGGGAGGCGATTCCGGCAAGCTACATGAATTTCTATATCGGCAACGCAGCCGTCATCGTGCCCGTCTATGGCCGGCCCAATGACCAGGCGGCCCTGGACGCGCTCAAACCCTTCTTCCCCGGCCGGGAGATCGTCGGGCTGCGCAGCGACGCGATCCTGTCGGGCGGCGGCAGCTTCCATTGTTGCAGCCAGCAGATGCCGTCCGCCTGA
- a CDS encoding alpha/beta hydrolase: protein MPDVIFPGPEGRLEGRFSPPPRPRAPVAMILHPHPQGGGTMNDRITQALYKTFVRRGFAVLRFNFRGVGRSQGTFDNGIGELSDAAAALDWVQSFHPEAQTTWIAGFSFGAWIGMQLLMRRPEIRGFISVAPPANMYDFSFLAPCPSSGIIVQGTADEVVTASAVQKLVDKLRTQKGITIHHDEIRGANHFFEHELDQLMKSVDNYLDMRLSPDSPIR from the coding sequence ATGCCCGACGTTATTTTCCCCGGTCCCGAAGGTCGCCTAGAAGGCCGCTTCAGCCCCCCGCCCCGTCCCCGCGCCCCCGTCGCGATGATCCTGCACCCGCACCCGCAGGGCGGCGGCACGATGAACGACCGCATCACCCAGGCGCTCTACAAGACCTTCGTGCGGCGCGGCTTCGCGGTGTTGCGGTTCAACTTCCGCGGCGTGGGCCGCAGCCAGGGCACCTTCGACAACGGCATCGGCGAGCTGTCGGATGCCGCCGCCGCGCTCGACTGGGTGCAGAGCTTCCATCCGGAGGCGCAGACGACCTGGATCGCGGGCTTCTCCTTCGGGGCGTGGATCGGCATGCAATTACTGATGCGGCGGCCGGAAATCCGGGGCTTCATCTCGGTCGCGCCGCCGGCGAACATGTATGACTTCTCCTTCCTGGCGCCCTGCCCTTCGTCCGGCATCATCGTGCAGGGGACGGCGGACGAGGTCGTGACCGCCAGCGCCGTGCAGAAGCTGGTCGACAAGCTGCGGACGCAGAAGGGCATCACCATCCATCATGACGAGATCCGTGGCGCGAACCATTTTTTCGAGCATGAACTGGACCAGTTGATGAAGTCGGTCGACAATTATCTGGACATGCGGCTTTCGCCGGATTCGCCGATACGGTGA
- a CDS encoding chorismate mutase encodes MDPESYTTMADVRAGVDEIDRRLVALLDQRFAHMRAAARIKPERAAVRDEARKAEVIENVRAEAERLGAPADVIADLWDRLVEASIAYEMTEFDRLKA; translated from the coding sequence ATGGACCCCGAAAGCTACACCACCATGGCCGACGTCCGCGCAGGGGTGGACGAAATCGACCGCCGGCTCGTCGCGCTGCTCGACCAACGCTTCGCCCATATGCGCGCCGCCGCCCGGATCAAGCCGGAACGCGCCGCCGTCCGCGACGAGGCGCGCAAGGCGGAGGTGATCGAGAATGTCCGCGCCGAGGCGGAAAGGCTGGGCGCCCCGGCCGATGTTATTGCCGACCTTTGGGATCGATTGGTCGAAGCATCGATCGCCTATGAAATGACCGAATTCGACCGCCTCAAGGCATGA
- a CDS encoding alpha/beta fold hydrolase, protein MNTQAAPTSHFYTSLRMRLHYLDWGNSAAPTLILVHGGFDHARSWDWTARALAKDYHVVAPDLRGHGDSAWSAEGSYMIANYVYDLAQLIEQLGREPVILVGHSLGGSVALRYAGLFPDRVARIVAIEGLGLSPGRIEEQAQKAGPDQWLQWIDKRRTRARQTRRHYPTIEAAVARMRERNDHLSVEQAMHLTVHGVNRNEDGSYRWKFDPYLHDPAPQAWSDVDLPQFWKRITCPTLLCLGLDSWASNPVKDGRAAHFQDARLVEFANAGHWLHHDQFDRFMAELRGFL, encoded by the coding sequence ATGAACACGCAAGCCGCGCCGACCTCGCATTTCTACACGTCGCTGCGGATGCGCCTGCATTATCTGGACTGGGGCAACAGCGCGGCGCCCACGCTGATCCTGGTGCATGGCGGGTTCGACCATGCGCGAAGCTGGGACTGGACGGCGCGGGCGCTGGCGAAGGATTATCACGTCGTCGCGCCGGACCTGCGTGGCCATGGCGACAGCGCCTGGTCGGCCGAGGGTTCCTACATGATAGCGAACTATGTCTACGACCTGGCGCAGTTGATCGAGCAATTGGGGCGGGAGCCGGTGATATTGGTCGGCCATTCGCTGGGCGGATCGGTCGCGCTGCGCTATGCCGGGCTGTTTCCGGACAGGGTCGCCAGGATAGTCGCCATAGAGGGGCTGGGCCTGTCGCCGGGCCGGATCGAGGAACAGGCGCAAAAGGCCGGGCCGGACCAATGGCTCCAATGGATCGACAAGCGGCGGACGCGGGCGCGCCAGACGCGGCGGCATTACCCGACCATAGAGGCGGCGGTGGCGCGCATGCGGGAACGCAACGACCATCTGTCGGTCGAGCAGGCGATGCACCTCACCGTCCACGGCGTCAACCGCAACGAGGATGGCAGCTATCGCTGGAAATTCGACCCCTATCTGCACGATCCGGCGCCTCAGGCCTGGTCGGATGTCGACCTGCCCCAGTTCTGGAAGCGGATCACATGCCCGACCCTGCTGTGCCTGGGCCTGGATAGCTGGGCGTCCAATCCGGTGAAGGATGGGCGCGCCGCGCATTTCCAGGACGCGCGGCTGGTGGAATTCGCCAATGCGGGCCATTGGCTGCACCATGACCAGTTCGACCGCTTCATGGCCGAACTGCGCGGCTTCCTCTGA
- the rpiB gene encoding ribose 5-phosphate isomerase B, protein MKIALASDHAAVDLKAELADWLRAEGHEVDDLGPATADRVDYPDFGYKLAAAVASGAAERGIALCGSGIGISIAVNRNPACRCALVSEPLSAALSREHNDANVLALGARLTGVDMAKACVSAFLTTDFGGGRHAGRVEKLSQPAL, encoded by the coding sequence TTGAAAATAGCCCTCGCTTCCGACCATGCCGCCGTGGACCTGAAGGCGGAACTCGCCGATTGGCTGCGCGCCGAAGGGCATGAGGTCGACGATCTGGGTCCGGCGACGGCCGACCGGGTGGATTATCCCGATTTCGGCTACAAGCTCGCGGCGGCGGTGGCTTCGGGTGCGGCGGAGCGGGGCATCGCGCTCTGCGGGTCGGGCATCGGCATCTCCATCGCCGTCAACCGCAATCCCGCCTGCCGCTGCGCCCTGGTGTCGGAGCCGCTGTCCGCCGCGCTCAGCCGGGAACATAATGATGCCAACGTCCTGGCCCTGGGCGCGCGCCTGACCGGCGTGGACATGGCCAAGGCCTGCGTCAGCGCCTTCCTCACCACCGATTTCGGCGGAGGCCGCCATGCCGGCCGCGTCGAGAAACTCTCCCAGCCCGCGCTTTAA
- a CDS encoding NAD(P)H-dependent flavin oxidoreductase encodes MSLPVFLEGRLSLPLIGSPLFIISQPALVIAQCRAGIVGSFPSLNARPSGMFERWLQQLGEALTDRDAPFAVNLIVHKTNSRLEEDLALCVKYRVPIVITSLGAREDVNRAVHSYGGIVLHDVINNGFARKAIQKGADGLIAVAAGAGGHAGTMSPFALVEEIRAWFDGPLALSGAIATGRSIAAARMMGADFAYMGSPFIATQEANAEPAYKQMIVDSGAADIVYSDYFTGVLGNYLRPSITAAGLDADNLPKASEMDFSSAAGGAKKAWRDVWGAGQGIGAIRDIQPAGDFIAQLKAEYRAAIAAFAA; translated from the coding sequence ATGAGTTTGCCGGTATTTTTGGAAGGGCGCCTGTCCCTGCCGCTGATCGGTTCGCCGTTGTTCATCATCTCGCAGCCGGCGCTCGTGATCGCCCAGTGCCGCGCCGGGATCGTGGGCTCCTTTCCTTCGCTCAATGCGCGTCCGTCCGGCATGTTCGAACGATGGCTCCAGCAATTGGGCGAGGCGCTGACCGACCGGGACGCGCCCTTCGCGGTCAACCTGATCGTGCACAAGACCAACAGCCGGCTGGAGGAGGATCTCGCCCTCTGCGTCAAATATCGCGTGCCCATCGTGATCACCTCGCTGGGGGCGCGGGAGGATGTGAACCGGGCGGTGCACAGCTATGGCGGCATCGTCCTGCACGACGTCATCAACAATGGCTTTGCGCGCAAGGCGATCCAGAAGGGCGCGGACGGGCTGATCGCCGTGGCGGCGGGCGCGGGCGGCCATGCCGGCACCATGTCGCCCTTCGCGCTGGTGGAGGAAATCCGCGCCTGGTTCGACGGGCCGCTGGCCCTGTCGGGCGCGATCGCCACCGGCCGATCGATCGCGGCGGCGCGGATGATGGGTGCGGACTTCGCCTATATGGGTTCCCCCTTCATCGCGACGCAGGAAGCCAATGCCGAACCGGCCTACAAGCAGATGATCGTCGACAGCGGCGCGGCCGACATCGTCTATTCGGATTATTTCACCGGCGTGCTCGGCAATTATCTGCGGCCGAGCATTACCGCCGCCGGGCTGGATGCCGACAATCTGCCGAAGGCGTCGGAAATGGACTTTTCCAGCGCGGCGGGCGGCGCCAAGAAAGCCTGGCGCGATGTCTGGGGCGCGGGCCAGGGAATCGGCGCCATCCGCGACATTCAGCCGGCGGGCGACTTCATCGCCCAGCTCAAGGCCGAATATCGGGCCGCCATCGCCGCCTTCGCCGCTTAG